In Pseudanabaena yagii GIHE-NHR1, a genomic segment contains:
- a CDS encoding restriction endonuclease subunit S gives MQRQQFYIQAGDFVISKRQIVHGACGFVPKELEGSIVSNEYLVLNFTDKIIPQFWDFLTHTIYFQQVCFHSSIGVHVEKMLFNVSRWYQWKVNIPTLKEQEKIASFLGAVDTRLAQLRRKHELLQTYKRGVMQEIFSQQIRFKGDDGKPFPNWEEKKLGEVATFSKGKGISKENLDNTGKLKCIRYAELYTMYGEIINYVFSRTNLEPDDLILSKVNDVIIPSSGETAIDIAKAACVCVEGVILGGDINILRSKMDGRFLAHYLNHYKKYEIASAAQGNTVVHLYSSHLKNIEIEVPDEKEQGKIADFLIAIDQKIEAVAKQINLTEQFKKGLLQKMFV, from the coding sequence ATAGTACATGGAGCTTGTGGATTTGTGCCTAAAGAGCTAGAAGGCTCAATAGTTTCTAATGAATATTTGGTTCTTAATTTTACAGATAAGATTATTCCTCAATTCTGGGATTTTCTCACACATACTATATATTTTCAACAAGTTTGCTTTCATTCTAGTATCGGCGTTCATGTTGAAAAAATGCTTTTTAACGTTTCACGGTGGTATCAGTGGAAAGTCAATATTCCTACCTTGAAAGAACAGGAAAAGATAGCGAGTTTTCTGGGGGCAGTAGATACCCGCCTCGCCCAACTGCGCCGCAAGCACGAACTCCTGCAAACCTATAAACGCGGCGTAATGCAGGAAATATTTTCTCAACAAATTCGATTTAAAGGCGACGACGGGAAGCCTTTTCCCAATTGGGAGGAAAAAAAGTTAGGAGAAGTAGCAACTTTTTCTAAGGGTAAAGGTATATCAAAAGAAAACTTGGATAATACAGGTAAATTAAAGTGTATTAGATATGCAGAACTGTATACCATGTATGGCGAAATAATAAATTATGTTTTTTCTAGGACTAATTTAGAGCCTGATGACTTGATTCTGAGCAAGGTAAATGATGTAATTATTCCGTCTTCTGGAGAAACAGCGATTGATATAGCAAAAGCTGCTTGTGTTTGCGTAGAAGGAGTCATACTAGGAGGTGATATAAACATTCTCAGAAGTAAGATGGATGGAAGATTTTTGGCGCATTATTTGAACCATTATAAAAAATATGAAATAGCTAGTGCAGCACAAGGGAATACCGTTGTTCATTTATATAGTTCTCACTTAAAAAATATTGAAATTGAAGTTCCAGACGAGAAAGAGCAGGGAAAAATAGCTGACTTTCTAATAGCAATTGACCAAAAAATTGAAGCCGTTGCCAAGCAAATTAATTTAACCGAACAATTCAAAAAAGGCTTGTTACAAAAAATGTTTGTATAG